Proteins from a genomic interval of Gluconacetobacter diazotrophicus PA1 5:
- a CDS encoding DUF736 domain-containing protein, whose translation MSQIGFFTRTSDGFAGRVRTLSLDAELTFMPAENNGAEHAPDYRIHLGEGDSALEIGAGWKRTGERAGEYVSVVLDDPSFMQPIRATLFQAGRGGREWQLVWNRPAKRPGGRE comes from the coding sequence ATGAGCCAGATCGGTTTTTTCACCCGGACGTCGGATGGTTTCGCCGGACGGGTGCGCACCCTGTCGCTGGACGCTGAACTGACCTTCATGCCGGCGGAAAACAATGGCGCGGAACATGCACCCGATTATCGCATCCATCTCGGTGAAGGCGATTCAGCATTGGAGATCGGTGCCGGGTGGAAACGCACCGGGGAACGTGCTGGCGAGTATGTTTCCGTTGTCTTGGACGATCCCTCTTTCATGCAACCGATCCGCGCCACGCTGTTCCAGGCCGGGCGCGGCGGGCGTGAGTGGCAACTGGTCTGGAACCGGCCTGCAAAACGTCCGGGAGGTCGGGAATGA
- a CDS encoding DUF2285 domain-containing protein has protein sequence MLDSAAGPLRLVIVVDRQPDAPGTWFIIDDRHLATRVACVARFGRLLAGQTPGPLPSTLRLSPQQKLRQVRMLCIAEGRRTGVTVRRIAAGLYGAHTLRLSNREWHASSWHRAFYRDLKDASFYLNGGHIALLQGLKQGGDILAA, from the coding sequence GTGCTGGATAGCGCAGCAGGTCCGCTGCGCCTTGTAATTGTCGTCGATCGACAGCCCGACGCACCAGGAACCTGGTTCATCATCGATGACAGGCACCTCGCGACCCGTGTGGCATGCGTTGCACGCTTCGGCCGCCTGCTTGCTGGTCAGACGCCCGGTCCTCTTCCCTCCACCTTGCGGCTGAGTCCCCAGCAGAAACTCCGGCAGGTTCGCATGCTCTGTATCGCCGAAGGCCGGCGCACCGGGGTGACAGTACGCCGGATTGCAGCTGGTCTCTATGGCGCCCACACCCTGCGGCTCTCAAATCGCGAGTGGCACGCCAGCTCGTGGCACCGGGCCTTCTATCGCGATCTCAAAGACGCCTCCTTCTACCTGAACGGCGGCCACATCGCGCTGCTTCAGGGGCTGAAGCAGGGGGGTGACATTTTGGCGGCCTGA
- a CDS encoding lytic transglycosylase domain-containing protein, with protein sequence MSRRFFMSVGMLAMLALPLSPAIARAQDFDDLVRQAAERNAISPAWVRAVLHAESAGDPHAVSGAGAMGLMQLMPGTWKDVRRTLNLGADPFDPHDNIAAGAAYLRWLHDRYGDAGFLAAYNAGPGRYDDHLATGRPLPAETISYVEFVTRLMKNRSSDIHLHVSFLSFPARSWVTAALFVSGQPDAFRGTTLRHVSAPESLFAGHAGGRSDMVPLRGWDQIQ encoded by the coding sequence ATGAGCCGCCGGTTTTTCATGTCCGTCGGCATGCTTGCCATGCTCGCGCTGCCGCTCTCGCCAGCCATCGCCCGCGCGCAGGATTTCGACGATCTGGTGCGTCAAGCGGCGGAGCGGAACGCGATCTCGCCAGCATGGGTGAGGGCCGTCCTCCATGCCGAAAGTGCTGGCGACCCGCACGCAGTTTCCGGCGCCGGTGCGATGGGGCTGATGCAGCTCATGCCCGGCACATGGAAGGATGTCCGCCGCACGCTCAATCTGGGTGCCGATCCCTTCGATCCGCACGACAATATCGCGGCTGGTGCAGCCTATCTGCGATGGCTGCACGACCGCTATGGCGATGCGGGATTTCTTGCCGCCTACAATGCCGGACCTGGTCGCTATGACGATCATCTGGCGACTGGTCGGCCATTGCCTGCCGAGACGATTTCTTACGTGGAATTCGTCACACGGCTGATGAAAAACCGATCGTCTGACATTCATCTGCACGTTTCCTTTTTGTCCTTTCCAGCTCGCTCCTGGGTGACGGCCGCGCTCTTCGTTTCAGGCCAGCCCGATGCGTTTCGGGGCACCACGTTGCGTCATGTTTCTGCTCCCGAGAGCCTTTTCGCAGGGCATGCCGGAGGTAGGTCCGACATGGTCCCGTTGAGGGGATGGGATCAGATCCAGTGA
- a CDS encoding DUF7146 domain-containing protein → MTLHDVGDLARRLAENAEAVCRRYLSAGRRHGNYWLVGDVRNAPGRSLFVRLHDTVNGRAGKWTDAQSGEHGDLLDVIRESLGLVDFHDVAGEARAFLSLPHPDPAPSSRDCPAQERGPANSSEAARRLWAMSGPIAGTPVETYFRRREITLLHGSGALRFHPRCFYRPDEDSPTETWPAMIAAVTDLDGTLTGVHRTWLAEDGRGKAPVDHPRRALGGLLGHAVRFGVASDVLAAGEGIETVLSLRQVLPDLPLAACLSSAHLAALIFPPLLRRLYVLRDDDPAGDQALATLHARANDAGIELIGLSPRLGDFNDDLRALGRGALRAILHPQFAPSDVARFLETAGT, encoded by the coding sequence ATGACCTTGCATGACGTGGGCGATCTGGCCCGTCGTCTGGCGGAGAATGCGGAGGCAGTGTGCCGTCGGTATCTGTCTGCTGGTCGCCGTCACGGCAATTACTGGCTGGTCGGCGACGTGCGGAATGCGCCTGGCCGGTCGCTGTTCGTCCGGCTGCACGACACCGTCAACGGCAGGGCGGGAAAATGGACGGACGCACAGTCGGGCGAGCATGGCGACCTGCTCGACGTGATCCGCGAAAGCCTCGGCCTGGTGGATTTCCACGATGTGGCCGGCGAGGCTCGTGCCTTTCTCAGCCTGCCGCATCCCGATCCGGCACCTTCTTCAAGGGATTGTCCCGCGCAGGAACGCGGTCCTGCCAACTCTTCCGAAGCGGCGCGACGACTCTGGGCCATGTCCGGGCCGATCGCGGGCACGCCCGTGGAAACGTATTTCCGTAGACGCGAGATTACGCTTTTGCACGGAAGCGGAGCCCTGCGCTTCCATCCGCGCTGCTTTTACCGCCCGGACGAGGACAGTCCGACCGAGACCTGGCCCGCCATGATCGCCGCCGTCACTGATCTCGACGGCACCCTGACCGGTGTGCATCGCACCTGGCTGGCGGAGGACGGCCGTGGCAAGGCGCCGGTTGATCATCCGCGCCGTGCGTTGGGCGGCTTGCTCGGCCATGCCGTGCGCTTCGGGGTGGCATCCGACGTGCTCGCTGCCGGCGAAGGCATCGAGACGGTGCTGTCGCTGCGGCAGGTCCTGCCAGATCTGCCGCTGGCCGCCTGCCTGTCCTCGGCGCATCTCGCTGCACTGATCTTTCCGCCACTGCTGCGCCGTCTCTACGTCCTGCGCGATGACGACCCGGCCGGGGATCAGGCGCTGGCGACGCTGCATGCCCGCGCAAATGACGCCGGGATCGAGCTGATCGGTCTGTCGCCACGGCTGGGCGATTTCAACGATGATCTCCGTGCCCTTGGACGCGGTGCGCTGCGGGCAATCCTGCATCCGCAATTCGCGCCGTCGGACGTCGCACGCTTTCTCGAGACTGCCGGCACCTGA
- a CDS encoding S26 family signal peptidase gives MTRRAWFFTTYLAVLGVGASLSFHPTPRWVWNETASVPVGLYRIQPTVPVRVGDIVAIRLPEREATLLASRGYLPFGVPLLKPVAALAGQSVCRIGVHVTIDGKAVGDAKTVDHRGRKLPVWQGCQHLGLGQVFVMNAAVPTSLDGRYFGVLPMDIVIGRAVPVHVRTGEAEPPPPHFAPFPEPPEPMRERPLLAPPMMPMKSGEPPIQ, from the coding sequence ATGACCCGTCGCGCCTGGTTTTTTACCACTTATCTCGCCGTGCTCGGTGTGGGCGCCTCGCTGTCGTTTCATCCCACACCGCGCTGGGTCTGGAACGAGACGGCGAGCGTTCCGGTCGGGCTGTATCGCATCCAGCCCACAGTCCCGGTGCGCGTCGGCGACATTGTCGCCATCCGCCTGCCAGAGCGCGAAGCGACGCTGCTGGCGTCACGCGGCTACCTGCCGTTCGGCGTGCCGCTGCTCAAGCCTGTGGCAGCACTGGCGGGGCAGAGTGTCTGTCGCATCGGCGTCCACGTCACCATCGACGGTAAGGCGGTCGGCGACGCGAAGACCGTCGACCATCGGGGCCGCAAGCTGCCCGTCTGGCAGGGCTGTCAGCATCTCGGGCTGGGGCAGGTTTTCGTCATGAACGCCGCTGTGCCAACCAGTCTGGATGGGCGGTATTTCGGTGTCCTGCCGATGGATATCGTCATTGGCCGTGCGGTGCCGGTTCATGTCCGGACTGGTGAAGCCGAGCCACCACCGCCGCATTTCGCTCCCTTTCCGGAACCGCCCGAGCCGATGCGGGAGCGACCGCTTCTGGCGCCGCCCATGATGCCCATGAAATCCGGTGAACCACCCATCCAATGA
- a CDS encoding replication initiator protein A, producing MMPAADSWRQPDRRFVVTGSARPRDIRDLMGRPFFALGHMARLEPLRYRSRQMEIVVEASAPLGMATIRDADILLWLTGQIVDALNHDLWVSRHVRFTPWRLFQDLGWADGTHQYRRLYGALARLAETRVTTSLRQGPEWREKPFAWISDVRISREDGVALTLPDWLMEMACDRSHVLSVDPAYFRLYGGLERWLYRLARRHAGRQKDGWRFDLRDLHARSGTLSPWRNFVIDVAGIARRQVVPGYDCKVIYGGKQPVLRISPTVLPTVSVDNRVNPTVGQDADHTIAHGAEIPLLTVQKTSQCVVFKSGISPVTYITNIITYYVGDSGLSVFLPAVRSGHGKKAREAVADRMVGAP from the coding sequence ATGATGCCGGCTGCCGATAGCTGGCGTCAGCCCGACCGACGCTTTGTGGTCACGGGGTCGGCACGGCCCCGCGACATCCGCGATCTGATGGGACGCCCGTTCTTCGCGCTGGGGCACATGGCGCGCCTTGAACCCCTTCGATACCGCTCGCGTCAGATGGAGATCGTTGTCGAAGCCTCGGCTCCTCTGGGCATGGCGACGATCCGGGACGCCGATATCCTGCTCTGGCTGACCGGCCAGATCGTCGATGCCCTCAACCACGATCTGTGGGTGTCGCGGCATGTGCGCTTCACGCCCTGGCGGCTGTTCCAGGATCTGGGATGGGCTGATGGCACCCATCAGTATCGCCGACTTTATGGCGCCCTCGCGCGTCTGGCGGAAACGCGCGTCACCACCAGCCTGCGGCAGGGGCCGGAGTGGCGCGAGAAGCCGTTCGCCTGGATCAGTGACGTCCGGATTTCCCGTGAGGACGGGGTGGCCCTGACCCTGCCGGACTGGCTCATGGAGATGGCCTGTGATCGCTCTCATGTCCTGAGCGTCGATCCCGCCTATTTCCGCCTTTATGGCGGTCTGGAGCGGTGGCTGTACCGTCTGGCGCGCCGACATGCCGGTCGGCAGAAAGACGGGTGGCGTTTCGATCTTCGTGATCTTCATGCCCGGTCCGGCACCCTCTCTCCCTGGCGGAATTTCGTGATCGACGTCGCCGGCATTGCCCGTCGTCAGGTCGTCCCAGGTTATGACTGCAAGGTCATTTATGGCGGAAAACAGCCAGTCCTGCGTATCTCCCCAACGGTATTACCCACCGTTTCTGTGGATAACCGTGTGAATCCTACCGTTGGTCAGGATGCGGATCATACCATTGCTCACGGTGCGGAAATACCGTTGCTGACGGTGCAGAAAACGTCGCAGTGCGTTGTTTTCAAAAGCGGAATCAGCCCCGTAACTTATATAACTAATATAATAACTTATTATGTAGGGGATTCCGGTCTTTCGGTTTTCCTTCCGGCAGTCCGGTCGGGGCATGGAAAAAAGGCTCGGGAAGCGGTCGCGGATCGCATGGTCGGTGCCCCATGA
- a CDS encoding DUF736 domain-containing protein: MANIGSFKKVGEGFEGEIVTLALQARNVRLVAETNRPNDNAPNYRVYLGRVELGAAWTRRSSEGRTYLSLKLDDPSFAAPIFANLFTDEDGEGYSLIWTRPRSRNGD, from the coding sequence ATGGCTAACATCGGTTCCTTCAAGAAGGTGGGCGAAGGCTTCGAAGGCGAAATCGTCACCCTGGCCCTGCAGGCCCGCAACGTCCGCCTGGTGGCCGAAACCAACCGTCCCAACGACAACGCCCCCAACTACCGCGTCTATCTGGGTAGGGTTGAACTCGGTGCGGCCTGGACCCGCCGCTCCAGCGAGGGTCGCACTTATCTGAGCCTGAAGCTGGACGATCCCTCCTTCGCCGCCCCGATCTTCGCCAACCTGTTCACCGACGAGGACGGCGAGGGCTACTCCCTGATCTGGACCCGGCCCCGCAGCCGGAACGGGGACTGA
- a CDS encoding helix-turn-helix domain-containing protein has protein sequence MDIRGLFGANVRRLRRAAGLSQEVLAERMGVDRAYISWIETGRQNATLLSLWHASQALNVRPAALLDENQVPADDQK, from the coding sequence ATGGACATCCGAGGACTTTTCGGCGCGAACGTGAGGCGCCTACGACGCGCCGCCGGTCTCAGCCAGGAAGTCCTGGCGGAACGGATGGGCGTGGACCGCGCCTATATCAGCTGGATCGAGACCGGGCGCCAGAACGCGACGCTGCTTTCGTTATGGCATGCGTCACAGGCACTCAACGTACGCCCGGCGGCATTACTGGATGAAAATCAGGTTCCGGCGGACGATCAGAAATAG
- a CDS encoding LysR family transcriptional regulator encodes MIDWDDVRYFLAVARGGSVRAAAGHLGVNHSTVLRRIAQLEERLGTHMFEKLPTGYRLTAAGEEILEFANQMEASSHQLETRVFGRDQSVRGLLRVTLPPFLATHLLMPDLADFSRMHPDIEMEILPTGAVANLTNREADVAIRIVLDRETLPPNLHGLPGPELSSGIYMARDRLTAWRAGVADPVRWIVINTDGLPGWAREGEIHTTGAPFRTPDAETQIVATRQGIGMTKLPCFVGDADPLLARVPGTKLHGHGTLWFLTQGEARKTKRVRLFTEFVSRRLGTHAELLAGRSVSPE; translated from the coding sequence ATGATCGATTGGGACGATGTTCGCTACTTCCTGGCCGTCGCGCGCGGTGGCTCGGTGCGGGCTGCCGCCGGGCATCTGGGGGTAAACCATTCAACCGTGTTACGGCGGATCGCTCAGCTTGAAGAGAGGCTCGGGACGCACATGTTCGAAAAGCTGCCTACGGGCTATCGCCTGACGGCGGCGGGCGAGGAGATCCTCGAGTTCGCGAACCAGATGGAAGCGTCGTCGCACCAACTGGAAACGCGCGTTTTCGGTCGCGACCAGAGCGTGCGCGGGCTTTTGCGCGTGACGCTGCCTCCGTTCCTCGCGACACATCTGCTGATGCCGGATCTTGCTGATTTTTCCCGCATGCATCCGGATATCGAGATGGAGATCCTGCCGACCGGCGCGGTCGCGAACCTGACGAACCGGGAAGCCGACGTTGCGATCCGTATCGTGCTGGACCGGGAAACACTGCCGCCCAATCTTCACGGCCTGCCAGGCCCCGAATTGTCCAGCGGCATCTATATGGCACGCGATCGCCTGACCGCGTGGCGTGCCGGTGTGGCCGATCCTGTCCGCTGGATCGTCATAAACACTGATGGACTTCCGGGTTGGGCCCGCGAAGGAGAGATTCACACGACAGGGGCTCCGTTCAGGACGCCGGACGCTGAAACGCAGATCGTCGCAACGCGGCAAGGGATCGGGATGACGAAACTGCCGTGCTTCGTCGGCGATGCCGATCCGCTGCTGGCGAGAGTCCCCGGCACCAAGTTGCACGGACACGGAACGCTCTGGTTTCTCACACAGGGAGAGGCACGCAAGACGAAGCGTGTAAGGCTCTTTACCGAGTTCGTATCTCGAAGGCTCGGTACCCATGCGGAGCTTCTCGCAGGGCGGTCCGTATCGCCCGAATGA
- a CDS encoding transcriptional regulator domain-containing protein: MPTIRPWDTAPLRRAYAGLDPAGLAQEWLRHNPAYRRDHAATMTMGEVDAEAWRAFARRWGLRFPCRP, translated from the coding sequence GTGCCGACAATCCGGCCGTGGGATACCGCACCCCTTCGTCGCGCCTACGCCGGGCTCGACCCTGCCGGTCTCGCCCAGGAATGGCTGCGGCACAACCCGGCCTACCGGCGCGATCATGCAGCAACCATGACGATGGGAGAGGTTGACGCGGAAGCATGGCGCGCCTTCGCCCGTCGCTGGGGGTTGCGTTTTCCCTGTCGACCCTGA
- a CDS encoding helix-turn-helix transcriptional regulator, translated as MRVQPTLPPRYLRTPDAANFVGLSIRTLEKHRSCGTGPLYRQLGGRIVYAVEDLCAWADLNVRLSTGDGGGIPMPSDPRAYIIRLQARARKAQRSAGR; from the coding sequence ATGCGTGTCCAGCCGACACTGCCACCGCGCTATCTGCGCACCCCGGACGCAGCCAATTTCGTTGGCCTGTCCATCCGCACCCTCGAAAAACACCGGAGTTGCGGTACCGGTCCGCTCTACCGCCAGCTTGGCGGCCGGATCGTCTATGCCGTGGAAGACCTCTGTGCCTGGGCCGATCTGAACGTCAGGCTGTCCACAGGTGACGGTGGCGGCATTCCGATGCCATCCGACCCGCGCGCCTATATCATCCGCTTGCAGGCCAGGGCTCGCAAGGCGCAGCGGAGTGCCGGACGATGA
- a CDS encoding DUF2840 domain-containing protein, translating into MTARSFPPQGDVLTTVELTWIEKRIEHWIRFGRPVEDRILDRRRRLMSFTPDSVFAFIRWAANDFGTVVSCIDIVRAVGAQEACQTVPFVRPGGESLLRQNGWPKVRRVLEVIDGVEALGIDPTAACPDHWRHLHHRLTAAQEPRPYTRERHEAWLRRRVAS; encoded by the coding sequence ATGACCGCGCGTTCTTTCCCGCCGCAAGGCGATGTGCTCACAACGGTCGAACTGACCTGGATCGAGAAGCGCATCGAGCACTGGATACGCTTCGGCCGTCCCGTCGAGGATCGTATTCTCGACCGTCGGCGTAGGCTGATGAGCTTCACGCCGGACAGCGTGTTCGCGTTCATCCGCTGGGCTGCGAACGATTTCGGCACCGTGGTGTCCTGCATCGACATCGTGCGGGCCGTGGGGGCTCAGGAAGCCTGCCAGACGGTGCCCTTCGTGCGCCCCGGTGGTGAGAGTCTGCTGCGCCAGAATGGCTGGCCGAAGGTGCGTCGGGTGCTGGAGGTGATCGACGGCGTGGAGGCGCTGGGGATCGATCCCACCGCTGCCTGTCCCGATCACTGGCGGCATCTGCATCACCGGCTCACGGCAGCGCAGGAGCCACGTCCCTATACGCGTGAACGCCACGAGGCGTGGCTGCGCAGGAGGGTCGCGTCATGA
- a CDS encoding DUF2493 domain-containing protein translates to MTRPQDDFEPAHATSSTAHVLAELQLYGHRPFEDEPDPRPLPDASQIEGAVADIFDALSATLTDTRLEPDLEPLLWSAVNVFHRMVGQVERDLDRNEQAQKRSQQEQDGSEIRSVELERLTAEGLTLLERRNAYEIFRDLACDQFERLTMSPWRPRSGSLVSRSTLTASMIDSRDFLNARRKAETELLVPAGPKVAVTGGLDYEDHLLIWNRLDKVREKHPDMVLLHGGSPKGAEFIASRWADHREIPQIAFKPDWNRHGKAAPFRRNDALLKVLPVGVMVFPGSGIQDNLADKAKQMGIPVWRFRKEAGA, encoded by the coding sequence ATGACCCGCCCACAGGACGATTTCGAACCCGCCCACGCCACCTCTTCCACCGCCCATGTGCTGGCGGAACTCCAGCTTTACGGCCACCGTCCCTTCGAGGACGAGCCGGACCCAAGGCCGCTGCCCGACGCCAGCCAGATCGAGGGTGCTGTGGCTGACATCTTCGACGCCCTGTCAGCCACGCTGACCGACACCCGGCTGGAACCCGATCTCGAACCGCTGCTCTGGTCCGCCGTCAATGTCTTCCACCGCATGGTCGGGCAGGTGGAGCGTGATCTCGATCGCAACGAGCAGGCGCAGAAACGCAGCCAGCAGGAGCAGGATGGCAGCGAGATCCGTTCGGTGGAACTGGAGCGCCTCACCGCCGAGGGACTGACCCTGCTGGAACGACGCAACGCTTACGAGATCTTCCGTGATCTCGCCTGCGACCAGTTCGAACGCCTGACGATGTCACCCTGGCGGCCACGCTCAGGCTCGCTGGTCAGCCGCAGCACGCTGACGGCGTCGATGATTGACAGCCGTGATTTTCTCAACGCCCGCAGGAAAGCTGAAACGGAGCTGCTGGTGCCGGCTGGCCCCAAGGTCGCGGTCACCGGTGGACTCGACTACGAGGACCATCTCCTGATCTGGAACCGTCTGGACAAGGTGCGCGAGAAGCATCCCGACATGGTGCTGCTACATGGCGGCTCGCCCAAGGGCGCGGAATTCATCGCCTCCCGCTGGGCTGATCACCGCGAAATTCCGCAGATTGCCTTCAAACCCGACTGGAACCGGCATGGCAAGGCAGCCCCGTTCCGGCGTAACGACGCCCTACTGAAAGTCCTGCCTGTCGGTGTCATGGTGTTTCCGGGATCGGGCATTCAGGACAATCTGGCCGACAAGGCGAAGCAGATGGGCATCCCGGTCTGGCGGTTCCGCAAGGAGGCTGGCGCGTGA
- a CDS encoding HU family DNA-binding protein, whose amino-acid sequence MKIADLVDHIATTTDISKTDTRKVLDALVEAMTAAAKAGDEITLPNFGKFKVREVAAREGRNPATGATIQIAASRKLAFTPAKALKDSLND is encoded by the coding sequence ATGAAGATTGCCGATCTGGTCGATCATATCGCCACCACCACCGACATAAGCAAAACCGATACCCGCAAGGTGCTGGACGCCCTGGTCGAGGCGATGACCGCTGCCGCCAAAGCGGGTGACGAAATCACCCTGCCGAACTTCGGCAAGTTCAAGGTCAGGGAAGTCGCCGCCCGCGAAGGCCGCAACCCGGCCACGGGTGCGACCATCCAGATCGCAGCCTCGCGCAAGCTGGCCTTCACGCCAGCCAAGGCACTCAAGGACAGCCTGAACGACTGA
- a CDS encoding DUF7146 domain-containing protein, protein MTNAQSWDAGDLARRLAENAEAVCRHYLSVGRRHGNYWLVGDVHNTPGRSLYVRLHGGPDGRGRAGKWTDGATGQHGDLLDIIRESLGLLDFRDVADEARRFLSLPQPEPRPASDRGRSHAFSHDTSGQASGTADAARRLWVMSRPIAGTLAETWLRHRDLTRLTDLSSLRFHPDCYYRADADSPTETWPAMIAAVTDLDGRVTGVHRTWLAPRDGKGKAPVAMPRRAMGDLLGHAVRFGASADVQAAGEGIETVLSLHEIVPDLPLAACLSSAHLAAMTFPPTLRRLYVLRDDDPAGDHAVTTLQTRTQEAGIECLVLSPRLADFNDDLRYLGRGAMRAILHPQLAPQDVVRFLHPVTH, encoded by the coding sequence ATGACCAACGCGCAGTCATGGGATGCTGGCGATCTGGCCCGCAGGCTGGCCGAGAACGCCGAGGCGGTCTGTCGGCATTACCTCTCGGTCGGGCGGCGGCACGGCAATTACTGGCTGGTCGGGGATGTTCATAACACCCCGGGGCGGTCGCTCTATGTCCGCCTGCATGGTGGACCGGACGGGCGTGGCCGCGCGGGCAAATGGACGGATGGCGCGACGGGGCAGCATGGCGATCTGCTCGACATCATCCGTGAAAGCCTCGGGCTGCTGGATTTTCGTGATGTCGCCGACGAGGCCCGGCGCTTCCTCAGTCTGCCGCAACCGGAGCCACGACCGGCCTCTGATCGTGGTCGTTCTCATGCTTTCAGCCACGATACTTCCGGGCAGGCATCTGGCACCGCAGACGCCGCGCGTCGGCTCTGGGTCATGTCCCGCCCGATTGCGGGCACCTTGGCGGAAACCTGGCTGCGCCATCGTGACCTTACCCGCCTGACGGACCTGTCATCCCTGCGTTTTCACCCGGATTGCTACTACCGCGCCGATGCCGATAGTCCGACCGAGACCTGGCCCGCGATGATTGCCGCCGTCACCGATCTTGATGGTCGCGTTACCGGCGTCCATCGCACTTGGCTGGCGCCGCGGGACGGCAAGGGCAAGGCCCCCGTCGCCATGCCCCGTCGGGCCATGGGCGACCTGCTCGGCCACGCCGTGCGCTTTGGTGCGTCAGCCGACGTTCAGGCGGCGGGCGAGGGCATCGAGACGGTGCTCTCGCTCCATGAGATCGTGCCCGATCTGCCGCTGGCCGCCTGCCTGTCCTCGGCGCATCTCGCCGCGATGACGTTTCCGCCCACGCTGCGCCGCCTCTACGTGCTGCGCGATGACGATCCGGCCGGAGACCATGCGGTGACGACCCTGCAGACCCGGACGCAGGAGGCCGGGATCGAGTGCCTTGTGCTCTCACCGCGTCTGGCGGATTTCAACGATGATCTGCGCTATCTCGGGCGTGGGGCGATGCGGGCGATCCTGCATCCCCAGCTTGCCCCGCAGGACGTGGTGCGGTTCCTGCATCCGGTCACGCACTGA